The Jiangella sp. DSM 45060 genome contains the following window.
CGTCGGCCCGTGCCCGGCGCGAGACCTACCCGGGCGAGTGGCTGCCGGAACCGGTCGACACCAGCGACGATCCCGCGCTGGGCGCCGAGCGGGCCGAGGCGCTCGACCTCGCCGCCATGCTGCTGCTCGAGCGGCTCAGCCCGGCCGAGCGGGCCGTGTACGTCCTGCACGAGGCGTTCGACTACCCGTACCGCCGCATCGGCGAGATCCTGGAGATCTCCGAGCCGCACGCCCGCCAGCTGGCCCGGCGGGCGCGGCTCGCGCTGGAGTCCGGCCGGGCCGAGCCGGCCCCGCCCGGCGTGCGCCGCCGCCTGGTCGAGACGTTCGTCGCGGCCGCCCGCGACGGCGACCTCGAGGCCCTGGAGCGCCTCTTCACCGAGGACGTCACCGCCCGCTCCGACGGCGGTGGCAAGGTGCACGCCTCGCGCGTCGACCTCCAGGGCGTCGAGCGGGTGCTGCTGTTCATCGACAACATCCTGCGCAAGTACTGGAACGAGGCCACCTTCACCGTCGTCGACGCGAACGGCGGCAGCGCCCTGCTGGTCACGAACGCCGACGGCGTCGCACAGGCCGTCCTCGCCCTCGACGTCACCGCCCGCGGCGTCGAGCGGGTGCTCTTCGTGGTGAATCCCGACAAACTGCGCGGCTTCGGCCGGCAATAGTCAGCCGGCCGGGACGACGAGGCGCTCCGGCGGGATCACCGCGACGCCGGCGATCTCGATCATCGCCTCGGGCTGCCAGAGCGCCGTGGTGCCGATGCCCGCCATCGCGGGGTAGACCGGGCCGGCCAACTCGCGCCACACCGCGCCGATCTCCTTGCCGTGCGCCTGATAGTCGGGGATGTCGGTGAGGTAGATCGTGACGTTGACGAGGTCACCGGGCTCGCCGCCGGCGTGGGCCAGGGTGGCGAGCAGGTTGGCGAAGGCCTGGCGGAACTGCACGACGATGCCGCCGGGGACGATGCGCATCGCCGCGTCGAGGGCCGTCTGGCCGCCGAGGTACAGCGTGTTCCCGCTCAGCGTCCCGTGCGAGTAGCCGCGCGGCTCCGGCAGGGACGGAGGGTTCACCGGAACGGCGGTCGCGCTCGTCGCCATGGCTGGGACTCCTGTGACGGGGATCGTGACGGCACCGTAGCAGTCTATTGACAAGCTCTCAACGGTCGTGCAAATTCTGAAATATGGAGCCCGACCTCAGCAAGTACGTCCTCGAGGGCGACGCCTCGATGTACGCGAGCGAGAGCGGCCTGGTCGTGCCGGTCGTCACCCGGGCCGGAACCGAGCCGGCCGACACCGGGCAGTCGGACGGCGCCACCCGGATCTCCGGCGTGAGCATTCAGCACACCCCCGCCACCCGCCTCTGGTTCGGGAAGGTCCGCAACGAGGCCGGCTACCGCTCGGTCCCGCACCACCACGGCGAGGCCGAGACCGGCGGCTACGTGCTCTCCGGCCGCGCCCGCATCTACTTCGGCGAACGGTTCGCGGACTATCTCGACCTCGAGGAGGGCGACTGGGTGTTCGTCCCGCCGTTCCTGCCGCACGTCGAGTGCAACCTCGACCGCAACCGGCCGCTGACCTGGATGACGACGCGGACGCCGGAGAACATCGTGGTCAACCTCCCGCAGGTCGACGACGCGGACCTGCGGCACTGGACGGACCGCCCGTGAACGGGCCGCAACCGGACAGCGGGCCGCAACCGGACGCCGCGCCGCCCACCTCGCGGATCCTGTCGGCGGCCCTGACGCTGAAGCCGGCCCACGCGGAACACTTCGACCTCGCGTTCACCGCGACGACGCAGCCGTGCCCGTGGCCGAAGGCGTATGGCGGCGACCTCGTCGCCCAGGCGGCCGCCGCCGCCATGCGGTCGGTCACCGACGGCAAGACGCTGCACTCGATGCACTCGTATTTCATGCGCCCGGCCGACATCGGCATGGAGGTGCGGTACGAGGTCGAGCTGCTGCGCGACGGCCGCGGCTACTCCACCCGCCAGGTCCGCGCCTTCCAGAACGGCAAGCCGGTCTACGTCTGCGTGGCGAGCTTCGCCGCGGGCGAGCCGGGCGGGACGTTCGCGGCGGCGTACCCGGACGGCGTCGCCCCGCCGGAGCGGGTGCCGAGCTCGGCCGCGTACCTCGACGGCCGCAGCGGCGGCACCATGACCGACGAGTCCAAGCGGTACTGGTCCACCGGCCGCGGCTTCGACCAGCGCCACGTCCCCGGTCCGGTGTACCTCACCGTCGACGGGGAACGGCTGCCGCACCAGGCCGTCTGGGTGCGGCCGTTCGACCCGCTGCGCCAGGTCGACGGGCTCACCGACGCCCAGCGCGACCTCGCGGCGCTCGCGTACGTCTGCGACTACACGATCCTCGAGCCGCTGCTGCGCGTGCTCGGCCTGCCCTGGGCCGCGGAGGGCCTGGTGACGGCCAGCCTCGACCACGCCATGTGGTTCCACCGGGCGCCGGCGACGGACGTGCTCGGCGGCTGGCTGCTCTACGCGCAGCAGGCCGTCGCCGCCGACGCCGGGCGCGGCGTCGGGCTCGGCCACTTCTTCGCCCCCGACCACACGCACCTGGCGACCGTCGTCCAGGAGGGCGTGCTGCGGTACGACGACGGAGGACCGCGATGACGCTCAGCCACTCGGCGTACGCCGACACCTTCGCCCGCGACAACCTGCCACCGGCCGAGCAGTGGCCGACGATGGAGTTCACCACCCCGGACCTCGACTACCCCGAGCGGCTCAACGCGGCCGCCGAGCTCGTCGACCGCGCCGTCGCCACCTACGGCGCGGACCGCCCGGCCGTGCGGACCCCCGCCGGCGAGCTGTGGACGTACGGCGAGCTGCGGGAACGGGCCG
Protein-coding sequences here:
- the sigJ gene encoding RNA polymerase sigma factor SigJ, whose amino-acid sequence is MTTDGVAEFLDVRPQLFGIAYRMLGSVAEAEDIVQDAWIRWQRTNRDEVQNPAAFLTTTATRLALTAATSARARRETYPGEWLPEPVDTSDDPALGAERAEALDLAAMLLLERLSPAERAVYVLHEAFDYPYRRIGEILEISEPHARQLARRARLALESGRAEPAPPGVRRRLVETFVAAARDGDLEALERLFTEDVTARSDGGGKVHASRVDLQGVERVLLFIDNILRKYWNEATFTVVDANGGSALLVTNADGVAQAVLALDVTARGVERVLFVVNPDKLRGFGRQ
- a CDS encoding RidA family protein, with translation MATSATAVPVNPPSLPEPRGYSHGTLSGNTLYLGGQTALDAAMRIVPGGIVVQFRQAFANLLATLAHAGGEPGDLVNVTIYLTDIPDYQAHGKEIGAVWRELAGPVYPAMAGIGTTALWQPEAMIEIAGVAVIPPERLVVPAG
- a CDS encoding cupin domain-containing protein, whose protein sequence is MEPDLSKYVLEGDASMYASESGLVVPVVTRAGTEPADTGQSDGATRISGVSIQHTPATRLWFGKVRNEAGYRSVPHHHGEAETGGYVLSGRARIYFGERFADYLDLEEGDWVFVPPFLPHVECNLDRNRPLTWMTTRTPENIVVNLPQVDDADLRHWTDRP
- a CDS encoding acyl-CoA thioesterase II, whose product is MNGPQPDSGPQPDAAPPTSRILSAALTLKPAHAEHFDLAFTATTQPCPWPKAYGGDLVAQAAAAAMRSVTDGKTLHSMHSYFMRPADIGMEVRYEVELLRDGRGYSTRQVRAFQNGKPVYVCVASFAAGEPGGTFAAAYPDGVAPPERVPSSAAYLDGRSGGTMTDESKRYWSTGRGFDQRHVPGPVYLTVDGERLPHQAVWVRPFDPLRQVDGLTDAQRDLAALAYVCDYTILEPLLRVLGLPWAAEGLVTASLDHAMWFHRAPATDVLGGWLLYAQQAVAADAGRGVGLGHFFAPDHTHLATVVQEGVLRYDDGGPR